The Misgurnus anguillicaudatus chromosome 21, ASM2758022v2, whole genome shotgun sequence genome includes a window with the following:
- the nicol1 gene encoding NELL2-interacting cell ontogeny regulator 1, whose protein sequence is MLLDSMRPRAAVATVMLVVLLQLVCFKPTYAEESGSVIPAESRPCVDCHAFEFMQRALQDLKKTAFNLDSRTEDLVLRAERRALCDCMPASSLH, encoded by the exons ATGCTACTTGACAGTATGAGGCCACGCGCGGCTGTAGCGACAGTGATGCTGGTGGTGCTGCTTCAGCTTGTCTGTTTCAAACCCACATATGCCGAGGAATCAGGAAGCGTCATCCCCGCAGAGA GCCGGCCATGTGTTGATTGTCATGCCTTTGAGTTTATGCAGAGAGCTTTGCAAGATCTGAAAAAAACAGCTTTCAACCTGGACTCAAGG ACAGAGGATTTGGTATTGAGGGCTGAGAGGAGGGCCCTGTGTGACTGCATGCCTGCCAGCAGCCTGCACTGA